A region from the Benincasa hispida cultivar B227 chromosome 12, ASM972705v1, whole genome shotgun sequence genome encodes:
- the LOC120067844 gene encoding elicitor-responsive protein 3 produces the protein MPAGTLEVLLVSAKGLENTDYLCNMDPYVTLTCRSQEQKSSVASGKGSDPEWNETFLFTISEGAEELILKILDSDSGTQDDFVGEVKIPLEPVYLGGSLPETVYNVVKDEEYRGEIKVGLKFSPEERTERSFQMEEETYGGWK, from the exons ATGCCCGCCGGAACTCTTGAAGTTCTTCTTGTTTCCGCCAAGGGCCTTGAAAACACCGATTACCTCT GTAACATGGATCCTTATGTTACTCTTACTTGCCGCTCCCAGGAGCAGAAAAGCAGTGTCGCATCAG GAAAGGGATCTGACCCTGAATGgaatgaaacttttttattcaccATATCTGAGGGTGCAGAAGAGCTCATCCTGAAGATATTGGACAGTGATAGTGGAACGCAAGATGACTTTGTTGGTGAAGTAAA AATTCCACTGGAACCTGTCTACCTTGGAGGAAGCCTCCCAGAAACAGTATACAACGTGGTCAAGGATGAAGAATACCGCGGAGAGATCAAAGTTGGCCTTAAATTTTCTCCTGAG GAAAGGACTGAAAGAAGTTTccaaatggaagaagaaacaTATGGTGGATGGAAGTAG
- the LOC120067843 gene encoding methyl-CpG-binding domain-containing protein 13-like isoform X1, translating into MVSKGSPDWLPSGWTVQYKVQKTGRKIRFYTNLETGKSFYYKDDVIGYIKSTQSQKSQPTLRRIKTQSGNSPVQVTVKTNEHPEWLPAGWKVESRTRMSGSNVGAVYKCYIDPVTDNRFYSKPEVFRYLRTVKNKLCTLKERRTSNNTNSRSQVVIEHYKDEDLPPGWIKEIKIKEKADGIRKDPFYIDPKSGYIFRSKKDVFRYLETGEISKHAFKPREGGDDDQELISDKKSRPSTVRGQKLEHSAATPQPLAGEAMPTGRRSKPPGVHIQQLKRNMFSELKDGVFPPVETVEVIISSQEVVRESTEIEEKSYGSSASPKADHLEGNETVRVSSDNVPVSISASESDQEKALPKAEKLESNKIDTLVTPDNSPLSITTSKPEREKIAIGNTMESVENGEKTKTRKFKKKKDINLPRRSSKRLAGIEPELVPKEEAKEVPQASNGSSFTEVSPDAGLTVKADADVHNADEASQQLDVRSEKDNKDHVPNLKDTPLHENPSNKRKTPPACGLDVPEEKIQRVETEKEDDRKMEAQLNVPIADFWSDPCLEFAIKTLTGALPVENATTTDEPVSTPTVDFLQGQSSVKTGPGSCMNKRTQGNKRFKNKKEPTSNRQSSSINGLKPDLASNIISFEQANPNNHSNEAVLAFNLADGRIHGQPQSKNEQNRTSCQILPSSELLHPPPEVNSERFNRTNAYHESSKMMLDDPHQMFQTKDHTTSEAPLSFPFGDSWADPCLDFAFKTLTGAIPIDDSLEIQSFFEERLESSRSQKDSSPALPDFGSLNLFQNDISSHFDGPEKSVSAQHLSLDPQLTLGNVSQPSYSGFTSQQQSSVDRNRSFRGR; encoded by the exons ATGGTATCCAAGGGTTCGCCGGATTGGCTTCCCTCTGGCTGGACCGTGCAGTATAAAGTCCAGAAGACGGGCCGGAAAATTAGG TTCTATACGAACTTGGAGACTGGAAAAAGCTTTTATTACAAGGATGATGTTATTGGCTATATTAAAAGCACTCAGTCTCAAAAGTCTCAACCGACTTTGAGGCGCATCAAAACTCAGTCAGGAAATAGTCCAGTACAA GTCACGGTGAAAACAAATGAACACCCTGAATGGTTGCCTGCTGGCTGGAAAGTGGAGTCAAGAACACGGATGAGTGGTTCAAATGTTGGAGCTGTTTACAAG TGTTACATTGATCCAGTGACGGACAACAGATTTTATTCTAAGCCAGAGGTATTTCGATATCTCAGAActgtaaagaacaaattgtgcACATTGAAAGAGAGAAGGACAAGCAACAACACGAACTCTAGGAGCCAA GTTGTTATTGAGCATTATAAAGATGAAGATTTGCCGCCTGGATGGATAAAGGAAATCAAGATCAAAGAAAAAGCGGATGGCATTAGGAAAGACCCG TTCTACATAGATCCAAAATCTGGATACATATTCCGCTCCAAGAAGGATGTTTTCCGCTATCTCGAGACTGGAGAGATCAGTAAACATGCATTTAAACCAAGGGAAGGGGGGGATGACGATCAAGAGTTGATAAGTGACAAAAAATCA CGACCTTCTACTGTTAGAGGACAGAAACTGGAGCACTCTGCAGCAACCCCACAGCCTCTTGCAG GTGAGGCAATGCCGACAGGGAGACGTTCAAAACCTCCAGGAGTCCACATTCAACAGTTGAAGCGAAACATGTTTTCTGAACTGAAAGATGGTGTATTTCCTCCTGTTGAAACTGTTGAAGTGATTATTTCATCTCAAGAAGTGGTCAGGGAGTCTACTGAAATCGAAGAGAAAAGTTATGGAAGTTCAGCATCTCCTAAAGCTGATCATCTAGAAGGAAACGAAACTGTAAGAGTATCTTCAGATAACGTACCAGTTTCAATTTCTGCATCTGAGTCGGACCAAGAGAAGGCATTGCCAAAAGCTGAAAAGCTAGAAAGTAATAAAATTGATACATTAGTAACTCCAGATAACAGTCCACTTTCAATCACTACATCGAAGCCGGAACGCGAGAAGATTGCAATCGGTAATACGATGGAAAGTGTTGAAAATGGGGAAAAGACAAAAACGAGGAAgttcaagaagaagaaagacatCAACTTGCCTCGGAGGTCTTCAAAACGACTTGCTGGAATTGAACCAGAGTTGGTGCCTAAAGAAGAGGCAAAAGAAGTTCCTCAAGCTTCAAATGGAAGTAGTTTCACTGAAGTTAGTCCAGATGCTGGCCTAACTGTGAAAGCAGATGCAGATGTCCACAATGCAGATGAAGCATCCCAGCAGCTTGATGTGAGGTCGGAAAAAGATAATAAAGATCATGTACCTAATCTCAAGGACACACCCTTGCATGAAAATCCTTCTAATAAGAGAAAAACTCCTCCTGCATGCGGCCTCGATGTCCCAGAAGAGAAAATACAGAGAGTAGAAACCGAAAAGGAGGATGACAGAAAGATGGAAGCACAGCTGAATGTTCCAATCGCTGATTTTTGGTCAGACCCATGTTTGGAATTTGCAATCAAGACTCTTACGGGTGCATTGCCGGTGGAGAATGCCACTACCACTGATGAGCCGGTTTCTACTCCTACAGTCGACTTTCTGCAAGGACAGAGCTCTGTAAAAACTGGGCCTGGAAGTTGCATGAATAAGAGAACTCAAGGGAACAAAAGATTCAAGAACAAGAAAGAGCCCACCTCAAATCGTCAATCTTCAAGTATTAATGGGCTCAAACCTGATTTGGCATCAAATATAATTTCCTTTGAACAAGCGAACCCAAACAATCATTCAAATGAAGCtgttttggcttttaatttaGCAGATGGTAGAATACATGGACAACCACAAAGTAAGAATGAACAAAATAGAACATCTTGCCAAATCTTGCCATCTAGTGAGCTGCTTCATCCCCCGCCGGAGGTAAATTCCGAACGATTTAACAGGACCAATGCATATCACGAGAGCAGCAAAATGATGCTCGATGATCCGCATCAAATGTTTCAAACAAAAGACCATACGACATCCGAAGCTCCATTATCTTTTCCATTTGGGGATTCCTGGGCAGATCCATGCTTGGATTTTGCATTCAAGACTCTCACAGGTGCAATACCAATAGACGATAGTCTGGAAATTCAAAGCTTCTTTGAGGAGCGGCTTGAATCCTCTCGCAGCCAAAAAGACAGTAGCCCAGCATTGCCAGATTTTGGATCCCTTAACCTCTTCCAAAATGATATATCATCCCACTTCGACGGACCCGAAAAATCTGTTTCAGCACAGCACTTGAGTTTAGATCCTCAACTGACTCTGGGGAATGTTAGTCAACCAAGCTACAGTGGATTCACTTCTCAACAGCAGTCTTCCGTAGATAGAAACAGATCTTTTAGGGGGAGGTGA
- the LOC120067843 gene encoding methyl-CpG-binding domain-containing protein 13-like isoform X2: MVSKGSPDWLPSGWTVQYKVQKTGRKIRFYTNLETGKSFYYKDDVIGYIKSTQSQKSQPTLRRIKTQSGNSPVQVTVKTNEHPEWLPAGWKVESRTRMSGSNVGAVYKVVIEHYKDEDLPPGWIKEIKIKEKADGIRKDPFYIDPKSGYIFRSKKDVFRYLETGEISKHAFKPREGGDDDQELISDKKSRPSTVRGQKLEHSAATPQPLAGEAMPTGRRSKPPGVHIQQLKRNMFSELKDGVFPPVETVEVIISSQEVVRESTEIEEKSYGSSASPKADHLEGNETVRVSSDNVPVSISASESDQEKALPKAEKLESNKIDTLVTPDNSPLSITTSKPEREKIAIGNTMESVENGEKTKTRKFKKKKDINLPRRSSKRLAGIEPELVPKEEAKEVPQASNGSSFTEVSPDAGLTVKADADVHNADEASQQLDVRSEKDNKDHVPNLKDTPLHENPSNKRKTPPACGLDVPEEKIQRVETEKEDDRKMEAQLNVPIADFWSDPCLEFAIKTLTGALPVENATTTDEPVSTPTVDFLQGQSSVKTGPGSCMNKRTQGNKRFKNKKEPTSNRQSSSINGLKPDLASNIISFEQANPNNHSNEAVLAFNLADGRIHGQPQSKNEQNRTSCQILPSSELLHPPPEVNSERFNRTNAYHESSKMMLDDPHQMFQTKDHTTSEAPLSFPFGDSWADPCLDFAFKTLTGAIPIDDSLEIQSFFEERLESSRSQKDSSPALPDFGSLNLFQNDISSHFDGPEKSVSAQHLSLDPQLTLGNVSQPSYSGFTSQQQSSVDRNRSFRGR; this comes from the exons ATGGTATCCAAGGGTTCGCCGGATTGGCTTCCCTCTGGCTGGACCGTGCAGTATAAAGTCCAGAAGACGGGCCGGAAAATTAGG TTCTATACGAACTTGGAGACTGGAAAAAGCTTTTATTACAAGGATGATGTTATTGGCTATATTAAAAGCACTCAGTCTCAAAAGTCTCAACCGACTTTGAGGCGCATCAAAACTCAGTCAGGAAATAGTCCAGTACAA GTCACGGTGAAAACAAATGAACACCCTGAATGGTTGCCTGCTGGCTGGAAAGTGGAGTCAAGAACACGGATGAGTGGTTCAAATGTTGGAGCTGTTTACAAG GTTGTTATTGAGCATTATAAAGATGAAGATTTGCCGCCTGGATGGATAAAGGAAATCAAGATCAAAGAAAAAGCGGATGGCATTAGGAAAGACCCG TTCTACATAGATCCAAAATCTGGATACATATTCCGCTCCAAGAAGGATGTTTTCCGCTATCTCGAGACTGGAGAGATCAGTAAACATGCATTTAAACCAAGGGAAGGGGGGGATGACGATCAAGAGTTGATAAGTGACAAAAAATCA CGACCTTCTACTGTTAGAGGACAGAAACTGGAGCACTCTGCAGCAACCCCACAGCCTCTTGCAG GTGAGGCAATGCCGACAGGGAGACGTTCAAAACCTCCAGGAGTCCACATTCAACAGTTGAAGCGAAACATGTTTTCTGAACTGAAAGATGGTGTATTTCCTCCTGTTGAAACTGTTGAAGTGATTATTTCATCTCAAGAAGTGGTCAGGGAGTCTACTGAAATCGAAGAGAAAAGTTATGGAAGTTCAGCATCTCCTAAAGCTGATCATCTAGAAGGAAACGAAACTGTAAGAGTATCTTCAGATAACGTACCAGTTTCAATTTCTGCATCTGAGTCGGACCAAGAGAAGGCATTGCCAAAAGCTGAAAAGCTAGAAAGTAATAAAATTGATACATTAGTAACTCCAGATAACAGTCCACTTTCAATCACTACATCGAAGCCGGAACGCGAGAAGATTGCAATCGGTAATACGATGGAAAGTGTTGAAAATGGGGAAAAGACAAAAACGAGGAAgttcaagaagaagaaagacatCAACTTGCCTCGGAGGTCTTCAAAACGACTTGCTGGAATTGAACCAGAGTTGGTGCCTAAAGAAGAGGCAAAAGAAGTTCCTCAAGCTTCAAATGGAAGTAGTTTCACTGAAGTTAGTCCAGATGCTGGCCTAACTGTGAAAGCAGATGCAGATGTCCACAATGCAGATGAAGCATCCCAGCAGCTTGATGTGAGGTCGGAAAAAGATAATAAAGATCATGTACCTAATCTCAAGGACACACCCTTGCATGAAAATCCTTCTAATAAGAGAAAAACTCCTCCTGCATGCGGCCTCGATGTCCCAGAAGAGAAAATACAGAGAGTAGAAACCGAAAAGGAGGATGACAGAAAGATGGAAGCACAGCTGAATGTTCCAATCGCTGATTTTTGGTCAGACCCATGTTTGGAATTTGCAATCAAGACTCTTACGGGTGCATTGCCGGTGGAGAATGCCACTACCACTGATGAGCCGGTTTCTACTCCTACAGTCGACTTTCTGCAAGGACAGAGCTCTGTAAAAACTGGGCCTGGAAGTTGCATGAATAAGAGAACTCAAGGGAACAAAAGATTCAAGAACAAGAAAGAGCCCACCTCAAATCGTCAATCTTCAAGTATTAATGGGCTCAAACCTGATTTGGCATCAAATATAATTTCCTTTGAACAAGCGAACCCAAACAATCATTCAAATGAAGCtgttttggcttttaatttaGCAGATGGTAGAATACATGGACAACCACAAAGTAAGAATGAACAAAATAGAACATCTTGCCAAATCTTGCCATCTAGTGAGCTGCTTCATCCCCCGCCGGAGGTAAATTCCGAACGATTTAACAGGACCAATGCATATCACGAGAGCAGCAAAATGATGCTCGATGATCCGCATCAAATGTTTCAAACAAAAGACCATACGACATCCGAAGCTCCATTATCTTTTCCATTTGGGGATTCCTGGGCAGATCCATGCTTGGATTTTGCATTCAAGACTCTCACAGGTGCAATACCAATAGACGATAGTCTGGAAATTCAAAGCTTCTTTGAGGAGCGGCTTGAATCCTCTCGCAGCCAAAAAGACAGTAGCCCAGCATTGCCAGATTTTGGATCCCTTAACCTCTTCCAAAATGATATATCATCCCACTTCGACGGACCCGAAAAATCTGTTTCAGCACAGCACTTGAGTTTAGATCCTCAACTGACTCTGGGGAATGTTAGTCAACCAAGCTACAGTGGATTCACTTCTCAACAGCAGTCTTCCGTAGATAGAAACAGATCTTTTAGGGGGAGGTGA
- the LOC120067843 gene encoding methyl-CpG-binding domain-containing protein 13-like isoform X3, whose amino-acid sequence MVSKGSPDWLPSGWTVQYKVQKTGRKIRVTVKTNEHPEWLPAGWKVESRTRMSGSNVGAVYKCYIDPVTDNRFYSKPEVFRYLRTVKNKLCTLKERRTSNNTNSRSQVVIEHYKDEDLPPGWIKEIKIKEKADGIRKDPFYIDPKSGYIFRSKKDVFRYLETGEISKHAFKPREGGDDDQELISDKKSRPSTVRGQKLEHSAATPQPLAGEAMPTGRRSKPPGVHIQQLKRNMFSELKDGVFPPVETVEVIISSQEVVRESTEIEEKSYGSSASPKADHLEGNETVRVSSDNVPVSISASESDQEKALPKAEKLESNKIDTLVTPDNSPLSITTSKPEREKIAIGNTMESVENGEKTKTRKFKKKKDINLPRRSSKRLAGIEPELVPKEEAKEVPQASNGSSFTEVSPDAGLTVKADADVHNADEASQQLDVRSEKDNKDHVPNLKDTPLHENPSNKRKTPPACGLDVPEEKIQRVETEKEDDRKMEAQLNVPIADFWSDPCLEFAIKTLTGALPVENATTTDEPVSTPTVDFLQGQSSVKTGPGSCMNKRTQGNKRFKNKKEPTSNRQSSSINGLKPDLASNIISFEQANPNNHSNEAVLAFNLADGRIHGQPQSKNEQNRTSCQILPSSELLHPPPEVNSERFNRTNAYHESSKMMLDDPHQMFQTKDHTTSEAPLSFPFGDSWADPCLDFAFKTLTGAIPIDDSLEIQSFFEERLESSRSQKDSSPALPDFGSLNLFQNDISSHFDGPEKSVSAQHLSLDPQLTLGNVSQPSYSGFTSQQQSSVDRNRSFRGR is encoded by the exons ATGGTATCCAAGGGTTCGCCGGATTGGCTTCCCTCTGGCTGGACCGTGCAGTATAAAGTCCAGAAGACGGGCCGGAAAATTAGG GTCACGGTGAAAACAAATGAACACCCTGAATGGTTGCCTGCTGGCTGGAAAGTGGAGTCAAGAACACGGATGAGTGGTTCAAATGTTGGAGCTGTTTACAAG TGTTACATTGATCCAGTGACGGACAACAGATTTTATTCTAAGCCAGAGGTATTTCGATATCTCAGAActgtaaagaacaaattgtgcACATTGAAAGAGAGAAGGACAAGCAACAACACGAACTCTAGGAGCCAA GTTGTTATTGAGCATTATAAAGATGAAGATTTGCCGCCTGGATGGATAAAGGAAATCAAGATCAAAGAAAAAGCGGATGGCATTAGGAAAGACCCG TTCTACATAGATCCAAAATCTGGATACATATTCCGCTCCAAGAAGGATGTTTTCCGCTATCTCGAGACTGGAGAGATCAGTAAACATGCATTTAAACCAAGGGAAGGGGGGGATGACGATCAAGAGTTGATAAGTGACAAAAAATCA CGACCTTCTACTGTTAGAGGACAGAAACTGGAGCACTCTGCAGCAACCCCACAGCCTCTTGCAG GTGAGGCAATGCCGACAGGGAGACGTTCAAAACCTCCAGGAGTCCACATTCAACAGTTGAAGCGAAACATGTTTTCTGAACTGAAAGATGGTGTATTTCCTCCTGTTGAAACTGTTGAAGTGATTATTTCATCTCAAGAAGTGGTCAGGGAGTCTACTGAAATCGAAGAGAAAAGTTATGGAAGTTCAGCATCTCCTAAAGCTGATCATCTAGAAGGAAACGAAACTGTAAGAGTATCTTCAGATAACGTACCAGTTTCAATTTCTGCATCTGAGTCGGACCAAGAGAAGGCATTGCCAAAAGCTGAAAAGCTAGAAAGTAATAAAATTGATACATTAGTAACTCCAGATAACAGTCCACTTTCAATCACTACATCGAAGCCGGAACGCGAGAAGATTGCAATCGGTAATACGATGGAAAGTGTTGAAAATGGGGAAAAGACAAAAACGAGGAAgttcaagaagaagaaagacatCAACTTGCCTCGGAGGTCTTCAAAACGACTTGCTGGAATTGAACCAGAGTTGGTGCCTAAAGAAGAGGCAAAAGAAGTTCCTCAAGCTTCAAATGGAAGTAGTTTCACTGAAGTTAGTCCAGATGCTGGCCTAACTGTGAAAGCAGATGCAGATGTCCACAATGCAGATGAAGCATCCCAGCAGCTTGATGTGAGGTCGGAAAAAGATAATAAAGATCATGTACCTAATCTCAAGGACACACCCTTGCATGAAAATCCTTCTAATAAGAGAAAAACTCCTCCTGCATGCGGCCTCGATGTCCCAGAAGAGAAAATACAGAGAGTAGAAACCGAAAAGGAGGATGACAGAAAGATGGAAGCACAGCTGAATGTTCCAATCGCTGATTTTTGGTCAGACCCATGTTTGGAATTTGCAATCAAGACTCTTACGGGTGCATTGCCGGTGGAGAATGCCACTACCACTGATGAGCCGGTTTCTACTCCTACAGTCGACTTTCTGCAAGGACAGAGCTCTGTAAAAACTGGGCCTGGAAGTTGCATGAATAAGAGAACTCAAGGGAACAAAAGATTCAAGAACAAGAAAGAGCCCACCTCAAATCGTCAATCTTCAAGTATTAATGGGCTCAAACCTGATTTGGCATCAAATATAATTTCCTTTGAACAAGCGAACCCAAACAATCATTCAAATGAAGCtgttttggcttttaatttaGCAGATGGTAGAATACATGGACAACCACAAAGTAAGAATGAACAAAATAGAACATCTTGCCAAATCTTGCCATCTAGTGAGCTGCTTCATCCCCCGCCGGAGGTAAATTCCGAACGATTTAACAGGACCAATGCATATCACGAGAGCAGCAAAATGATGCTCGATGATCCGCATCAAATGTTTCAAACAAAAGACCATACGACATCCGAAGCTCCATTATCTTTTCCATTTGGGGATTCCTGGGCAGATCCATGCTTGGATTTTGCATTCAAGACTCTCACAGGTGCAATACCAATAGACGATAGTCTGGAAATTCAAAGCTTCTTTGAGGAGCGGCTTGAATCCTCTCGCAGCCAAAAAGACAGTAGCCCAGCATTGCCAGATTTTGGATCCCTTAACCTCTTCCAAAATGATATATCATCCCACTTCGACGGACCCGAAAAATCTGTTTCAGCACAGCACTTGAGTTTAGATCCTCAACTGACTCTGGGGAATGTTAGTCAACCAAGCTACAGTGGATTCACTTCTCAACAGCAGTCTTCCGTAGATAGAAACAGATCTTTTAGGGGGAGGTGA
- the LOC120067843 gene encoding methyl-CpG-binding domain-containing protein 13-like isoform X4 — protein MVSKGSPDWLPSGWTVQYKVQKTGRKIRVTVKTNEHPEWLPAGWKVESRTRMSGSNVGAVYKVVIEHYKDEDLPPGWIKEIKIKEKADGIRKDPFYIDPKSGYIFRSKKDVFRYLETGEISKHAFKPREGGDDDQELISDKKSRPSTVRGQKLEHSAATPQPLAGEAMPTGRRSKPPGVHIQQLKRNMFSELKDGVFPPVETVEVIISSQEVVRESTEIEEKSYGSSASPKADHLEGNETVRVSSDNVPVSISASESDQEKALPKAEKLESNKIDTLVTPDNSPLSITTSKPEREKIAIGNTMESVENGEKTKTRKFKKKKDINLPRRSSKRLAGIEPELVPKEEAKEVPQASNGSSFTEVSPDAGLTVKADADVHNADEASQQLDVRSEKDNKDHVPNLKDTPLHENPSNKRKTPPACGLDVPEEKIQRVETEKEDDRKMEAQLNVPIADFWSDPCLEFAIKTLTGALPVENATTTDEPVSTPTVDFLQGQSSVKTGPGSCMNKRTQGNKRFKNKKEPTSNRQSSSINGLKPDLASNIISFEQANPNNHSNEAVLAFNLADGRIHGQPQSKNEQNRTSCQILPSSELLHPPPEVNSERFNRTNAYHESSKMMLDDPHQMFQTKDHTTSEAPLSFPFGDSWADPCLDFAFKTLTGAIPIDDSLEIQSFFEERLESSRSQKDSSPALPDFGSLNLFQNDISSHFDGPEKSVSAQHLSLDPQLTLGNVSQPSYSGFTSQQQSSVDRNRSFRGR, from the exons ATGGTATCCAAGGGTTCGCCGGATTGGCTTCCCTCTGGCTGGACCGTGCAGTATAAAGTCCAGAAGACGGGCCGGAAAATTAGG GTCACGGTGAAAACAAATGAACACCCTGAATGGTTGCCTGCTGGCTGGAAAGTGGAGTCAAGAACACGGATGAGTGGTTCAAATGTTGGAGCTGTTTACAAG GTTGTTATTGAGCATTATAAAGATGAAGATTTGCCGCCTGGATGGATAAAGGAAATCAAGATCAAAGAAAAAGCGGATGGCATTAGGAAAGACCCG TTCTACATAGATCCAAAATCTGGATACATATTCCGCTCCAAGAAGGATGTTTTCCGCTATCTCGAGACTGGAGAGATCAGTAAACATGCATTTAAACCAAGGGAAGGGGGGGATGACGATCAAGAGTTGATAAGTGACAAAAAATCA CGACCTTCTACTGTTAGAGGACAGAAACTGGAGCACTCTGCAGCAACCCCACAGCCTCTTGCAG GTGAGGCAATGCCGACAGGGAGACGTTCAAAACCTCCAGGAGTCCACATTCAACAGTTGAAGCGAAACATGTTTTCTGAACTGAAAGATGGTGTATTTCCTCCTGTTGAAACTGTTGAAGTGATTATTTCATCTCAAGAAGTGGTCAGGGAGTCTACTGAAATCGAAGAGAAAAGTTATGGAAGTTCAGCATCTCCTAAAGCTGATCATCTAGAAGGAAACGAAACTGTAAGAGTATCTTCAGATAACGTACCAGTTTCAATTTCTGCATCTGAGTCGGACCAAGAGAAGGCATTGCCAAAAGCTGAAAAGCTAGAAAGTAATAAAATTGATACATTAGTAACTCCAGATAACAGTCCACTTTCAATCACTACATCGAAGCCGGAACGCGAGAAGATTGCAATCGGTAATACGATGGAAAGTGTTGAAAATGGGGAAAAGACAAAAACGAGGAAgttcaagaagaagaaagacatCAACTTGCCTCGGAGGTCTTCAAAACGACTTGCTGGAATTGAACCAGAGTTGGTGCCTAAAGAAGAGGCAAAAGAAGTTCCTCAAGCTTCAAATGGAAGTAGTTTCACTGAAGTTAGTCCAGATGCTGGCCTAACTGTGAAAGCAGATGCAGATGTCCACAATGCAGATGAAGCATCCCAGCAGCTTGATGTGAGGTCGGAAAAAGATAATAAAGATCATGTACCTAATCTCAAGGACACACCCTTGCATGAAAATCCTTCTAATAAGAGAAAAACTCCTCCTGCATGCGGCCTCGATGTCCCAGAAGAGAAAATACAGAGAGTAGAAACCGAAAAGGAGGATGACAGAAAGATGGAAGCACAGCTGAATGTTCCAATCGCTGATTTTTGGTCAGACCCATGTTTGGAATTTGCAATCAAGACTCTTACGGGTGCATTGCCGGTGGAGAATGCCACTACCACTGATGAGCCGGTTTCTACTCCTACAGTCGACTTTCTGCAAGGACAGAGCTCTGTAAAAACTGGGCCTGGAAGTTGCATGAATAAGAGAACTCAAGGGAACAAAAGATTCAAGAACAAGAAAGAGCCCACCTCAAATCGTCAATCTTCAAGTATTAATGGGCTCAAACCTGATTTGGCATCAAATATAATTTCCTTTGAACAAGCGAACCCAAACAATCATTCAAATGAAGCtgttttggcttttaatttaGCAGATGGTAGAATACATGGACAACCACAAAGTAAGAATGAACAAAATAGAACATCTTGCCAAATCTTGCCATCTAGTGAGCTGCTTCATCCCCCGCCGGAGGTAAATTCCGAACGATTTAACAGGACCAATGCATATCACGAGAGCAGCAAAATGATGCTCGATGATCCGCATCAAATGTTTCAAACAAAAGACCATACGACATCCGAAGCTCCATTATCTTTTCCATTTGGGGATTCCTGGGCAGATCCATGCTTGGATTTTGCATTCAAGACTCTCACAGGTGCAATACCAATAGACGATAGTCTGGAAATTCAAAGCTTCTTTGAGGAGCGGCTTGAATCCTCTCGCAGCCAAAAAGACAGTAGCCCAGCATTGCCAGATTTTGGATCCCTTAACCTCTTCCAAAATGATATATCATCCCACTTCGACGGACCCGAAAAATCTGTTTCAGCACAGCACTTGAGTTTAGATCCTCAACTGACTCTGGGGAATGTTAGTCAACCAAGCTACAGTGGATTCACTTCTCAACAGCAGTCTTCCGTAGATAGAAACAGATCTTTTAGGGGGAGGTGA